The stretch of DNA CTCTTCGGGTAAATTCTTCGTCAACTGTTTTTCTGCCGCTAACGGTGTTTTGGCATTAGTGGTTAGTCCTAACCGATTGGCTACCCTAAACACATGCGTATCTACCGCCATTACAGGTTTATTGTAAATAACACTAGCAATAACATTAGCTGTTTTCCGCCCCACTCCAGGTAATTTTTGTAAATCATCCACATCACTCGGAACTATGCTGTTAAACTCGCTCACCAACAATTTGCCCATACCTACTAAATGCTTGGCTTTGTTGTTTGGGTAACTAATGCTCTTAATGTATTCAAAAACTTCCTCAACATCAGCTTCTGCCAGTTCTTGAGGACTTGTAAATCTTCTAAACAAATCTTTGGTAACAATGTTTACGCGCTTGTCGGTACATTGAGCCGATAAAATAACCGCTACCAACAATTCAAATGGATTGGTATATTCAAGTTCAGTTTCGGCAGTTGGGTTTGCCTTACTAAAATGTTCAACAAATAATTGGTAACGTTCTTTTGTAGTCATGCTCAAAATTAATTTAAAACCGTGTAATAAATAAATTAATAGCCAGTAAACTGATAACCACATAGAAACATAGGTACAATTATACCTCAAGCACAAATGAGTATTCACATAGTATTTCGTCAAAGACGAAATAAACTATTGTTTTACTAAATAACGTAAGTGCGTTACGCATATAGTAATCAACGCCCATTTTTCTTCTATTCAATTTGACAAGTTCAGAATGGTGGTTTATGGAGAAACATTAAAAACCTATGTCTCTATGTGGTAAAAAAGAACTGATACGAAATAGTTTACTTAATTTGTAGATTCATCAAAATAAAAATACTTTTAAAAAAAATTTATTCTTGGACATTATTTTAACCATACTCTATTTTAGCATT from Flavobacteriales bacterium encodes:
- the nth gene encoding endonuclease III; this encodes MTTKERYQLFVEHFSKANPTAETELEYTNPFELLVAVILSAQCTDKRVNIVTKDLFRRFTSPQELAEADVEEVFEYIKSISYPNNKAKHLVGMGKLLVSEFNSIVPSDVDDLQKLPGVGRKTANVIASVIYNKPVMAVDTHVFRVANRLGLTTNAKTPLAAEKQLTKNLPEEVIHVAHHWLILHGRYVCVARKPKCSICEIISFCKSFGKV